One part of the Flavobacterium johnsoniae UW101 genome encodes these proteins:
- the thiS gene encoding sulfur carrier protein ThiS: MELKINQQTKKFNAESLSVQSLLDLEIPHKQNGIAVAVNNTVVPKIKWNEFLVQETDEILIISATQGG; encoded by the coding sequence ATGGAACTAAAAATCAATCAACAAACCAAAAAATTCAATGCTGAATCGCTAAGCGTTCAATCATTGCTCGATCTCGAAATTCCGCACAAGCAAAACGGAATCGCCGTTGCTGTAAACAATACCGTTGTTCCAAAAATCAAATGGAACGAATTCCTTGTACAAGAAACCGACGAAATTTTAATTATTTCTGCTACGCAAGGAGGATAA